Genomic window (Arthrobacter sp. StoSoilA2):
GATCGGTGGAAGCGGGTCAGGATGTGAGTGAGGATCGGTGGAAGCGGGTCAGGATGTGAGTGGGGATCGGTGGGGTGGGACAATAAGACCGGTGTTGGGCCGGCGGCCCCACCAACCACAGTGCTAATACAGCCGGGTGCCTGAACCAACAGCGCCCGCGCGAACCACTACGAAATGGATGACCCATGCCCTCGCCTTCCGGCTCCAGCACCTTGAGCAAGCCTGCACCCCGCTTTGCCTCGATCGGCTCCCCGTACTTTGGCATCATGCTCGCCATCATGGCCGTGGTGCTGATCCTGTCCAATATCGGCGCATCCAAGGGCGTCGTGCTTGGTCCGATCATCACTGATGGCGGATTCTTCCTGTTCCCGCTGGCCTACATCCTGGGCGACGTCATGAGCGAGGTCTACGGCTTCAAAGTGGCCCGCAAGGCCATCATTACCTCGTTCGCCCTCTCCGTCTTCGCCTCGCTCTGCTACTGGGTGATCATCGTGCTTCCCGGTTTCACGGATGAGTATGGAACCGCCAAGCAGGCCGCTATCGAAGGCGCACTGGGACCGGTCCCGCAAATCGTGCTCGCTTCACTTCTGGCCTTCCTCGCCGGCCAGACCATCAACTCCTGGATCCTGGTAAAGATGAAGGAGCGCACGGGCGAAAAGACCCTGTGGGCCCGGCTCATGGGCTCCTCCGTGGTGGGTGAATTCGTGGACACTCTGATCTTCTGCAGCATCGCGGCCTCGGTCATCGGCATCACGGACTTTGGAATGTTCGCGAACTACGTCCTGGTGGGCTTCGTCTACAAGACCGCCGTCGAGTTCCTCTTTGTCCCGATCACAGTCCTGGTAGTTGGCTACATCAAGAAGCGCGAGCCGAGCTACGGGCCAGTCGCGGCCTAGTCCCGGGCCGAGATCGCCGGAACCGTGTGAGTTCGCCGGAAGTTTCCGCACGCTCACGCAGGCTTCCGGCGATCTCGACGCTACGAGTAGTACCGCCCCAGCGTCTCGGCCTTGAACTCGAAGAACTCCCCGGACTCGATGGCCAGCCGGGCGTCGTCCACCATCTTCACCACGAAGCGCTCGTTGTGGATCGAAATGAGAGTTGCCGAAAGCATTTCCTTGGCCTTGTACAGGTGGTGGATGTACGCGCGGGAGTAGTTCTGGCAGGCGTAGCAGTCACACCCCTCCTGCAGCGGCCCGAAATCGGCCTTGTAGCGGGCACCGGACAAGTTGAAGCGCCCGGACGGCGTGTAGAACGCGGAATTTCGGGCCACACGCGTGGGGGAGACACAGTCGAACGTGTCGGCACCGTTCTCGATAGCCGTGAAGATATCGTCCGGCTCGGAAATACCCAGCAGGTGCCGGGGCTTGTTCTCGGGAAGTTCCTCGTTGCACCACCGCACGATGGTGCCCAGGTTCTCCTTTTCCAACGCACCGCCGATCCCGTACCCGTCAAATGGCATGGCGCCGAGGTCCCGGCATGCTTTGCGGCGCAGGTCCTCATACTGGGCACCCTGGATCACACCGAACAGCGCCTGGTAGGGCTTCCCCACCCGGGAAACCGTCAAACGGGCATGCTCTTCCAAGCACCGCAGCGCCCATAGCCGGGTCCGCTCCAGCGACTCCTCCTGGTACGCCCGGGAGTTCTGCAGGGTTGTCAGTTCGTCGAACGCGAACATGATGTCCGCGCCGATTTGGTGCTGGACCTGCATGGAAATTTCGGGGGAGAAGCGGTGCCGGTCGCCGTTGAGGTGCGACTTGAACCACACGCCGTCGTCATCGATATGCGCCAGCCGTTCCTTGCCGGGCGCCACCGCGTCGTCGGGCCCGGAAGTGTCCACGTTCTTCATGTCGATGACCTTCTTGAAGCCCGAACCAAGACTCATCACCTGGAACCCGCCTGAATCCGTGAACGTCGGCCCGGACCAGTTCATGAAAGCACCCAGCCCGCCCGCGGCGTCGAGGATTTCGGGGCCTGGCTGCAGGTACAAATGGTAGGCGTTGGCCAGTACAGCCTGCGCGCCGAGTGCGGCAATCGACTCGGGCAGGACGGCTTTGACTGTGGCTTTGGTCCCGACGGCGATGAACGCGGGCGTCTGTATGGTTCCGTGCGGCGTGGTGATGGTTCCGGTCCGGCCCAGGAAGGTTCCGCCGTTGGCCTCGACCAAGGCGTCCGACGGCGAACACGTTTCAGTCAGCCGCTGGCCCACTGAAAAGGAGAACCCGGATTGTTGGGATGAAAGATCCGGCAAGGCAGGGGCGGGTGTGGACGGGGGCGACGAGGGCAGGAAAGCGGAAGCTGGCACGCTACCAAGTGTGCCAGCTTTACCGCGGGTAACCTGCGGAACCCGGCCTAGGAACTGTAGTTCTCAGCCTTCCACTTGTCCCAGGAGGACCTGATGTCCGCCAAGGTGTGGGCCCCCAAATCGTAGGTGGAGGCAATCACCATGGAACCGCCGTCGGGCCTTTTCTCGGGGATCGGCAGTTGCTCTGCAACGATCAGCAAACCATCGCCATGCTCGGCGTAGCTGTGCACCGTGAGGCCAACCTGGTGACGGCTCTTGAACCACACCCGGCCGGAGATCTCCTCGCCGGTTCCAAGTGTGAGGGAGTAGTCATCGCCGACCGGGGGGAGATCGCCCAGTCCCAGCTTTTGAATGGCCGGCCCACCACTTCCCGGAAGGGACACGAAGTGGGTTCGCCGTTGACCGTGTGGGTGTCTCTCAAGAGCGAAACGGAGTTGGTGCAGGAATGTGAGCCAGCCCTGGGTGATGTCCTCGTCCCATTCCGCCCACTCGGAATCGTGGTCCAGCGCGGCGCGCGTGACCTTCACTTCCGTGCCGCCGGAAACAGGGTGGAGCTCGAACTCGTCCCCGCCATGCACAGTCAACTTGGTGTGATCGGGATTTTCCACCACATCCGGGTGAAAGTAGATCTGCTTGATTTCGTCGGCGAGGTCATCGGCCTCCCATCCGTGCCATTGAGCCACCAGGGAGGGTTCGCGCAGCATTGTCCAAACCTGCTGCGCGTCGGCATTAACCACAACGCTCAGATTGTTCGTCATGGCCCCGAATCTACCGCCGTTCCCGTCTCTAAAACAGGTCTTGAAGTTTAGAAGTGCCGGGATTAGGCGGACGAATCAGGACACAGCTGGTTCAGGCGCGCACAGCATCCAGTTCGATGCCGATGCGCCGGCCCAGTTCCTCTTCTCCCAGGGTCTCCGATCCACCGTGGGCCCGCAGGAACAGCAGCGACTCGAGGCGCAGGAACCGCCATTCACGCTCGGCTTCATGATTGCCGTTATCGATCGCGCGGAAAATTTCCTTGTCGTACAGATTCGGTTCGTTAAGCGCGCGCTGGCGGACCTTGGCGGCGATGCGTGCCTTGAAGGGGTCTGTTTCCTCCGACTCGTGCGCGCGCAGCAATTTCTCGTACACGGCAGCTCGTTCGGTTTGTCCGCCTTCACGGCAGATGAAGCTGGAGAGCGCAAGCGCGCGTTCGATCGACGCCCAGCGGTCCGGGTTGCCGTCAAAGGGCAGCACGTTCAGGAGATCCGCGACCGCAAGGGCGTTGTCCGGATCGCGCAGCACGATGCAGAGATCGAACGCCAGGTTGCTGAGGTCCCGGAGGCAGCTGCCGGACTTGGTGTTGATGCCCTTCGCCAGCCTTTCGGCGAGCACCTGAACACCGTTCTTGCCCTTGTGATTGGCGACGGCGGCCCGCACCACAGCTTCAGGCGTCCCGTCCGGCCCGGGGATCAGCGCGAGTTCTTCGGGGGCCGGAGTGGTGACGGCTGGTGGCGTTTGTGGGCGTGGGGGGACGACGACGGCGGAGCCCGCGGCTGCTTGCACCTCGTCTTCAGTGGAGGTGCTGGAGTCCGCGTCGGCTTCGGATTCAGGCGGCAGGACGACTGCGGAGCCTGGCACGGCCGAGCCATCCGAAGCTCCGGCACCCACGGGCACGCTGGAGCCGGCAGCGATACGCGCGATGCCGCCGTCGACCGTTGTCACCACCAACAGCGCGGCAACGCCGTAATCATCGTCCTGGACCTCGATACTGGCGATTTCCTCTGCGGGCCCGTCTCCGGGAAGGAACACAAAGTCTCCGGGTTGCAGGTCCCCAGCCTGCTTTTCGCGGTATTGCTGTGAGGCTGGGCTGTGAGTCATCGGAAGTCCTTTGGTTCTCTTGCGGTCCGCCGTCCAGTCTACAAACTCCGGCCGCCGCCAGAGGCGGGACCCGCTAAAGGACGCCGCCTAACTACAGGAGCCGCCGAACTACAGCGGCGAACTACAGGACGATGCCCGAGAAAGCCAGCGCCTGGCGCACGAGGTTGCCGCGGCCGCCCTCGAACTCCTGCTGTACATCGTCACTCAGGACTTCCCGTGGCGTCATCCAGGTGAGTTCCAAGGCGTCCTGGCGCGGTTCGCATTCGCCTGTGACCGGGATGATGAACACAAGCGACACGGCGTGTTGGCGGTCGTCGGTGAATCCGGTCTGCGAAGGCGCGGGGAAGTATTCGGCCACGGTGAAGGGAACGGGGCTGATGGGCAGTTGCGGGAACGCGAGGGGGCCGAGGTCCTTTTCCATGTGCCGCAGCAGGGCTGCCCGGATGGTTTCACGGTAAAGGACGCGGCCGGAGACGAGGTAGCGAACCATGTTGCCGTCGGCGTCGCCCTGCAGGAGGGAGCCGACTTCATTGACGTACCCGAGCGGATCCAGGCGGACGGGGACTGCCTCCACGTAGACCATGGGAAGGCGGCCGCGGGCTTCGAAGAGGTCTTCGTCGGAAAGCCAGCCTGGATACGGGTCGGGTGTACGTACGCTCATGGTTAAGTTCTACCGCATCCCCGGCCGAAGTTCCTTGGCAGCGAGGCCGTGGCCGCGGGGTTACGCTCTTGGCGGCATTAGCCGGCCAGGATGGACTGGAGCGGCTCCCCGGATGCTATGCGTGCAAGGATGGCAGGCTCCGCCGCGTCCGATGCGAGCGCCTTCCCCAGAATGTCGCGTGCGGCTTCGGGCGCCAGGACGATCAGACCGTTGTCGTCGCCCAGGACCAGGTCACCTGGGTTGACCTCCACGCCTCCAACCAGCACCGGGACATTGACGGCGGAGCCGGTTCCGTACAGGCGTTTAGTGGTGAGGCACGACGTCCCGCGGGCGAATACGGGCAAGCCGGTCTGCCGCAGTTCCAGGACATCGGTCGCCACACCGTCAACCACGACGGCGGCCGCACCTTGGGCGAGTGCTGCGGCTGCGGTTACGGCCCCCACGGGCGCGTGTTGGTGGTCCCCGCACATGTCCACCACGAGGACGTCCCCGGGCTGCAGTGCGAGGAGCGCACGGTTCATGGCGATGGCGTCGTGGTCTGCGATCCGGACGGTGACGGCGGGTCCGGCGATCTTCACGTTTGCCAGCAAGGACTGGATGGTCGGGGAGACGAAGCCGTCTTCGAGGAAGTGGCCGATGGTGGGGTAGCTGACGGCTGTCAGGTCTTCAAGGAGTGTTGAACTCACGTGGGATCCTCTTCTTTCCGCGGAACAACGGCCACGCACTCGATTTCCAACGACACGCCCCACAGGCCCACGCACACGGTGGTCCGTGCAGGCTTGGCGGTGCCGAAGTACTCCACGTAAACGCGGTTGTATTCCGCGAGTTGGTCCTGGTTGGTCAGGTACGTGTTGACCTTGACCACGTGCTCAAGGCTGGATCCCGCGGCTTCCAACACTCCGGCGAGGTTTTCGATAGTCTGCCGGACCTGCCCTTCGAAGGTGTCCGGCTGATCGTCCAGGCCCGTGATCGCGGGGATCTGGCCCGAAGTGAACACGAAACCGTTGGCAATGACCGCCGGGGAGAAGGGCCCGACGGCGGGCGCCTGGCCGGGGATACCGGCCAGGCGCTCGATGGTGGTGACGGTCACCGCGTTGCCGCGGCTTCCGTGGAGCGGGCTTCAGCAGGTGCTTCGTCGACGGCGTCGATGTTGCCGTACCGTGTCTCGGTCAGCAGGAAGAGGGCAACCAGGGACAATCCGGCGGCGGCCATGATGTACCAGGCGATCGAGGAGCTTTGGTGTGTCATGCCCAGGAGCCACGTGGTGACGAACGGCGTGGCGGCACTGCCCAGCAGGCCGGACAGCATGTAGGCCACGGACAGGCCCGAGTAGCGGACCTTGGATCCAAAGAGCTCGGCAAGGAACGTGGCTATCGGTCCGTAGTTGGCGCAGAACGCGGTCATCATGGCGAGGTAGGCAACGAAGAGCAGTGCCACCGACTTGGTGTCCATCAGCCAGAACATCGGGAAGGCCAGGGCGGCCTCGGCAGCGACACCGGCGAAGATGATCGGTTTGCGGCCGTACTTGTCCGAAAGCCTGCCGAAGAACGGGATGAGGAAGAGTCCCAGGATGCAGGAAGCCAGAACCACCCAGAGCATGAGGCTCTCGGAGTGACCAAGTTCCTTCTTGCCGTAGGAGACGCCGGAGGCAACCAACAGGGTGAACGTGCTGCCCGTGGAAAGGGTGGCGATGCCGCCCAGGACCACCTGCTTCCAGTACTTGGCCATCAAAGCGGCGAACGGCATCTTGGCCTTGGCGCCAGCGGTCTTGACTGCCTGGAAGGACGGGGTTTCCTCAATGTTCAGGCGGATGTAGATGCCCACTGTGACCAGGAGGACGGAGGCGAGGAACGGGATACGCCAGCCCCATGAATACAGTGCTTCGGTGCTGACCGTGGAGGCCACGATCAGGAATGCGACATTGGCGATCAACGTACCGGCGGGCACGCCAACCTGCACCAGGGAACCGTAGAAACCACGGCGGGTGGGAGGTGCATGTTCAACCGTCATGAGCACCGCCCCGCCCCATTCGCCGCCGAGGGCCAGGCCCTGGATGACGCGGAGCAGAAGAAGCAGCAACGGGGCCATGATGCCGATGCTGTTGTAGTCAGGCAGCAGCCCGATGGCGAACGTTGCCGCTCCCATGGTCAGCAGCGAAACCAGGAGCATGGATTTGCGTCCCAGTCGGTCGCCGAAGTGACCAAAGATGATGGCGCCCACCATGCGGGCAATATAGGCGGAAGCGAAGGTGCCGAAGGCCAGCATGGTGCCGACGATTGGATCGAAGCTGGGGAAGAAGATCTTGTTGAAGACGAGGGCCGACGCTGTTCCGAAGACGAAAAGGTCGTACCACTCGACGGTGGTGCCAATAACGCTGGCAAGGGCAATCTTGCGCATCTTGGTCAGGTCCAACCTGGCTGTGGATGCGGAGGAAGTATCTACCGTGGGGGCCATCTGATTCTCCGGATGGGGTGCGGGGACGAATGTCCGGTGCAAAGTAGCTACAACTATGGTGTGTGCCCGATCACACCATCAATGGCATTACTTCCATCAAAACGCGGCTGGGAATGTGAAAACACACAGCGGAGCGATGCACCAACGCTCGGCATCAACTCCCGACGGCGGCACCTCCTCACTTAGGCCCACGCCACCACCAGCCGCGCCGTCTTCGCGGGAACGGCGAGGTCGATCCCGGTCAGCTCCTGAAAGCGGTTGAGTCGGTTGAGGATGGTGTTCCGGTGGCAGAAGAGTTGCTCGGACGTTACCGTGACGTTGCCGGTGGCCAGGTAGTTCCGGACCGTTTCCAGCAGGCGCTCGCGCTCGCCGCCCCGGCACTCCGCCAGGGCCTCTTCAAGTTCGGCGGCGAGGTCCAGGCCGGCGTCCTGCAGGTTTTGCTGGGCCAACCGGGCCCACGCGGAATCGGCTGACAACGGACCGGAATCCCGGGGTCGCAGCAAAGCGGCGAGGCTCTCGGCCGTGCGGGCGGCCGCGGGAAGGGAACGAAGGCCAAGGACTTCGGGAACGTAGCCGCACGGGACATTGACGACGCCGGGAGGCAGCTGTTGCGCGTCGGTTTCGGTTCCGTGCGCCTCGCTTCGGGATTCGGGACCACGTGTCCGCCGTGCAGGCAAGGCCCAGAAAACGTAGGTGTTGCCGCCGGATTCATGGAGGAACAAGCGTTGCCGGGTGTGCTGGCCTGATCCGAATTGGGATGCCGCTGCGCGCAGCCGTGCGCCTGGATCGCCGCTCGCGGCTACCAGTGCAAAGCGTGATTCGGGGTTGATACCCAAGGCCGAAGCAACCTGCGCGGAGGTCTCCTGGGACGGCGTGCTCTGGTTGAACAGGCGGGCAATGAACTCGCGTTGAATGCTCGATTCTTCCTGGGCCATCCTGACGCGTTCGGTCAGGTAGCTCGTGTGCGTGCGGGTGGCGAATTCATCTACGACGCGCCACACCTGATCCACGCGGGTAGCCAGCAGTGCGGCGTCCTCGGTGTGCGCGATCTCCAGCAGTTCAGCCCAGAGGATGCTGAAGTCCAGGCGGACAGCTGAGGTCAGGGACTCCGGCGGGATCCCGGCCCTGGCCCGCTTGGATCCGAGGTCGGAAGCGAAGTCGAGCAGGCCATCCTGGCTGTCGATACGCCCGTTCCTGAGGCCGCTGATCAGGCGCCGGAAGGTCTCGCGTGCGGTCTCCTGGATTTCCTGGACCGTCACCTGGCTTTCGCCGTACTCCGGGATCTCACGGACCCTGGTGGTGAAGGCCTGCGCCAGAGTGTCCAGCCGGCCTTCAAGCTGGTCCACCAGCTCAGTCCAACGAACGGCATGCCCCGAGGTTTCAGAATTGTGCATTCACACATTCTAGCGGCATGATTCCGTGGTGGATTGCTAGTCTTTTTGGGAAAAACTACTGGCACTATGGAACGAGTCACACAAAAATTGCCCGGGCATCCCCAACGTCCGGTCCCGTTCGCACTCATGGAGCAACAATGGCAAGCACCGTCAGCGGAGCCACGGACGCCAGTCCCACGGCAGTACGCATCGTCGATGAAAGCGTCACCAAGAAGGTGGCCCTGGCTGCCCTCGTGGGCACTGCGCTGGAATGGTACGACTTCTTCCTTTTCACCACAGCCGCTGCTTTGGTGTTCAACGCACAGTTCTTCGTATCCCAGGATCCCTTCGTCGCTGCCATGGGCTCCTTCGCCACACTCGCCGTTGGCTTCGTGGCCCGCCCGATCGGCGGCTTCATCTTCGGCGCCCTCGGTGACAAGGTGGGCCGCAAGAAGATCCTCATGGTCACGATCGTGGGCATTGGCATTGTCACCGGGCTCATCGGCCTGCTGCCGAACTACATGACCATCGGCCTGGCCGCCCCCATCCTGCTGGTTGCCTTGCGCATCGTCCAGGGCCTCGCCGTCGGTGGCGAGTGGAGCGGGGCGGTGATTATCGCCGTCGAAAATGCGCCGGTGGAAAAGCGTGCACGCTACGCCGCGCTTCCACAGATCGGTTCCCCGATCGGTACCATCCTGTCCTCCGGTGGCTTCTTCGGCATGCTGTTCCTGGTAGGCCAGACCAACTTTGACGCCTGGGGCTGGCGCATCCCCTTCATTGCCGCCATCCCGCTTCTGGCTATCTCGTTGTGGATCCGCAGCCGCCTCAGTGAATCCCCGGAATTTGAAGCCCTCATGGAGTCCGGCGAAACGGAACATGCTCCCATCCGCGGCGTCCTGAAGAACAGCTGGCGCCAGATCCTGGTGGGCATGTGCTCGGCACTGCTCGGCATCGGCGGTTTCTACCTCATCACCAGCTTCGTGGTCTTCTACGGCACCAAGGTCCTCAAGCTGCCCTCCGAACTCCTGCTCCTGGGAACCCTGCTGGCCGCAGCCCTCGAAATCGGCGCCCTGATCTGGGCAGGCCGCCTGGGTGAAAAGTTCGGCGCCAGCAAAGTCATCCTTTGGGGCGGTGTGGCCTCTGCACTTATTGCAGTTCCTGTCTTCCTGGCGATCGACTCCCGCAACCCCCTTCTGGTGGTCCTGGGCATGATGATCGGCGTCGCCGTCCTTTCCATCCCGTACGCAGTCTCCGGCACCGCGCTGACCGCGCTGTTCGCCACGAAGGTCCGCTACACCGGCGTCGCCATCACGTCCAACACGGCGGGTGTCATCTCCGGTTTCGTGCCGCTGATCGCCACCGCGCTTGTGGCAGCCAATAACTCCTTCTGGCCGGGCGCCATCATCCTGCTTGTCGTCTCGGCATTGACCGCGCTGTCCGGCCTGTTCCTCCCACGCCTTTCCATCGAAGAAGAAGGAATGAAGCATTGAGCACAACCACGGCTGGCCATCTGATTGTTGGCCAACTCGAACGGGCAGGCGTCAAGCGCGTCTACACCGTCCCGGGCGAGAGCTTCCTGGACGTCCTTGACGGCCTGCACGGCTCGCCGATCCAGAACGTGGTGGCCCGCCAGGAAGGCGGCGCGGGATTCATGGCACTCGCCGAAGGCCGCCTGACCGGGCTTCCCGGTGTAGCGATGGTGACCCGTGGACCGGGTGCTGCAAATGCCTTCATCGCCATCCACACAGCCCATCAGGACGCCACGCCGCTGATCCTGTTCGTTGGACTGATCCCGGTTGCCGACCGCGGCCGTGAGTCCTTCCAGGAGTTCGACATCAACGCCTGGTTCGGCAGCACCGCCAAGAAAGTCGTAACGCTCGACGACGCCGCTTCCGCCGCCCGCGTGGTGGACGACGCCATCTTCACGGCCCTCAGCGGACGCCCCGGCCCGGTAGTGATCGGCCTCCCGGAGGACGTGCTGGTGCACGTCGTCCCGGACGCCACGGTGGAGCCGCGCAAGGTTGCCCGTCCCGAGCCGGTTGCCGCGGACCTGGACGAGCTGAACCAAAAGCTCAGCACCGCACGCAAGCCGCTCGTCGTCGTCGGCGGCGAAGGCTGGACTCAGGAGTCCGGGGAGCAGTTGGCCGCGTGGGCAAGCCGCAACAGCGTCCCGGTGGTGGCCGACTTCCGTGCTTACGACGCCGTCCCGCACCGGAGCGACGCCTACGCCGGCTTCCTGGGGTACGGCCGCAGCGACGCCAACGCTGAACGCCTCGACGACGCC
Coding sequences:
- a CDS encoding DUF6707 family protein, coding for MTHSPASQQYREKQAGDLQPGDFVFLPGDGPAEEIASIEVQDDDYGVAALLVVTTVDGGIARIAAGSSVPVGAGASDGSAVPGSAVVLPPESEADADSSTSTEDEVQAAAGSAVVVPPRPQTPPAVTTPAPEELALIPGPDGTPEAVVRAAVANHKGKNGVQVLAERLAKGINTKSGSCLRDLSNLAFDLCIVLRDPDNALAVADLLNVLPFDGNPDRWASIERALALSSFICREGGQTERAAVYEKLLRAHESEETDPFKARIAAKVRQRALNEPNLYDKEIFRAIDNGNHEAEREWRFLRLESLLFLRAHGGSETLGEEELGRRIGIELDAVRA
- a CDS encoding helix-turn-helix domain-containing protein, with the protein product MHNSETSGHAVRWTELVDQLEGRLDTLAQAFTTRVREIPEYGESQVTVQEIQETARETFRRLISGLRNGRIDSQDGLLDFASDLGSKRARAGIPPESLTSAVRLDFSILWAELLEIAHTEDAALLATRVDQVWRVVDEFATRTHTSYLTERVRMAQEESSIQREFIARLFNQSTPSQETSAQVASALGINPESRFALVAASGDPGARLRAAASQFGSGQHTRQRLFLHESGGNTYVFWALPARRTRGPESRSEAHGTETDAQQLPPGVVNVPCGYVPEVLGLRSLPAAARTAESLAALLRPRDSGPLSADSAWARLAQQNLQDAGLDLAAELEEALAECRGGERERLLETVRNYLATGNVTVTSEQLFCHRNTILNRLNRFQELTGIDLAVPAKTARLVVAWA
- a CDS encoding RraA family protein translates to MSSTLLEDLTAVSYPTIGHFLEDGFVSPTIQSLLANVKIAGPAVTVRIADHDAIAMNRALLALQPGDVLVVDMCGDHQHAPVGAVTAAAALAQGAAAVVVDGVATDVLELRQTGLPVFARGTSCLTTKRLYGTGSAVNVPVLVGGVEVNPGDLVLGDDNGLIVLAPEAARDILGKALASDAAEPAILARIASGEPLQSILAG
- a CDS encoding MFS transporter — translated: MAPTVDTSSASTARLDLTKMRKIALASVIGTTVEWYDLFVFGTASALVFNKIFFPSFDPIVGTMLAFGTFASAYIARMVGAIIFGHFGDRLGRKSMLLVSLLTMGAATFAIGLLPDYNSIGIMAPLLLLLLRVIQGLALGGEWGGAVLMTVEHAPPTRRGFYGSLVQVGVPAGTLIANVAFLIVASTVSTEALYSWGWRIPFLASVLLVTVGIYIRLNIEETPSFQAVKTAGAKAKMPFAALMAKYWKQVVLGGIATLSTGSTFTLLVASGVSYGKKELGHSESLMLWVVLASCILGLFLIPFFGRLSDKYGRKPIIFAGVAAEAALAFPMFWLMDTKSVALLFVAYLAMMTAFCANYGPIATFLAELFGSKVRYSGLSVAYMLSGLLGSAATPFVTTWLLGMTHQSSSIAWYIMAAAGLSLVALFLLTETRYGNIDAVDEAPAEARSTEAAATR
- a CDS encoding RidA family protein — protein: MTVTTIERLAGIPGQAPAVGPFSPAVIANGFVFTSGQIPAITGLDDQPDTFEGQVRQTIENLAGVLEAAGSSLEHVVKVNTYLTNQDQLAEYNRVYVEYFGTAKPARTTVCVGLWGVSLEIECVAVVPRKEEDPT
- a CDS encoding MFS transporter, whose protein sequence is MASTVSGATDASPTAVRIVDESVTKKVALAALVGTALEWYDFFLFTTAAALVFNAQFFVSQDPFVAAMGSFATLAVGFVARPIGGFIFGALGDKVGRKKILMVTIVGIGIVTGLIGLLPNYMTIGLAAPILLVALRIVQGLAVGGEWSGAVIIAVENAPVEKRARYAALPQIGSPIGTILSSGGFFGMLFLVGQTNFDAWGWRIPFIAAIPLLAISLWIRSRLSESPEFEALMESGETEHAPIRGVLKNSWRQILVGMCSALLGIGGFYLITSFVVFYGTKVLKLPSELLLLGTLLAAALEIGALIWAGRLGEKFGASKVILWGGVASALIAVPVFLAIDSRNPLLVVLGMMIGVAVLSIPYAVSGTALTALFATKVRYTGVAITSNTAGVISGFVPLIATALVAANNSFWPGAIILLVVSALTALSGLFLPRLSIEEEGMKH
- a CDS encoding NUDIX hydrolase family protein translates to MSVRTPDPYPGWLSDEDLFEARGRLPMVYVEAVPVRLDPLGYVNEVGSLLQGDADGNMVRYLVSGRVLYRETIRAALLRHMEKDLGPLAFPQLPISPVPFTVAEYFPAPSQTGFTDDRQHAVSLVFIIPVTGECEPRQDALELTWMTPREVLSDDVQQEFEGGRGNLVRQALAFSGIVL
- a CDS encoding queuosine precursor transporter, with the protein product MPSPSGSSTLSKPAPRFASIGSPYFGIMLAIMAVVLILSNIGASKGVVLGPIITDGGFFLFPLAYILGDVMSEVYGFKVARKAIITSFALSVFASLCYWVIIVLPGFTDEYGTAKQAAIEGALGPVPQIVLASLLAFLAGQTINSWILVKMKERTGEKTLWARLMGSSVVGEFVDTLIFCSIAASVIGITDFGMFANYVLVGFVYKTAVEFLFVPITVLVVGYIKKREPSYGPVAA
- the tgt gene encoding tRNA guanosine(34) transglycosylase Tgt, producing the protein MPASAFLPSSPPSTPAPALPDLSSQQSGFSFSVGQRLTETCSPSDALVEANGGTFLGRTGTITTPHGTIQTPAFIAVGTKATVKAVLPESIAALGAQAVLANAYHLYLQPGPEILDAAGGLGAFMNWSGPTFTDSGGFQVMSLGSGFKKVIDMKNVDTSGPDDAVAPGKERLAHIDDDGVWFKSHLNGDRHRFSPEISMQVQHQIGADIMFAFDELTTLQNSRAYQEESLERTRLWALRCLEEHARLTVSRVGKPYQALFGVIQGAQYEDLRRKACRDLGAMPFDGYGIGGALEKENLGTIVRWCNEELPENKPRHLLGISEPDDIFTAIENGADTFDCVSPTRVARNSAFYTPSGRFNLSGARYKADFGPLQEGCDCYACQNYSRAYIHHLYKAKEMLSATLISIHNERFVVKMVDDARLAIESGEFFEFKAETLGRYYS
- a CDS encoding SRPBCC domain-containing protein — translated: MTNNLSVVVNADAQQVWTMLREPSLVAQWHGWEADDLADEIKQIYFHPDVVENPDHTKLTVHGGDEFELHPVSGGTEVKVTRAALDHDSEWAEWDEDITQGWLTFLHQLRFALERHPHGQRRTHFVSLPGSGGPAIQKLGLGDLPPVGDDYSLTLGTGEEISGRVWFKSRHQVGLTVHSYAEHGDGLLIVAEQLPIPEKRPDGGSMVIASTYDLGAHTLADIRSSWDKWKAENYSS